A region of Treponema sp. J25 DNA encodes the following proteins:
- the pstA gene encoding phosphate ABC transporter permease PstA produces MKQEFDLRLEERQKKGKRWLTFFMIATLFSIFALTTLLVSIVNNAFGYVALENKINPEDLSQNGVPLENLPKETLVKIIQQNISRRLFIKLDNEKPFVDRSNHELLETIEEEVINPQVRRTWSLWESITQYPRIREWQENNFPQGRLVFRSWINWNFVVSSQEALAIHSGIRGALIGSFLTILIAILIAFPIGIGAAIYLEEYATDTALNRFIQLNIYNLAGVPSIIYGMLGLAVFVRYLEPVTSGALFGVLTDNTVANGRTILSAGLTLGILILPTIIINAQEAFKAVPNSLRHSSLSVGATTWQTIWHHVLPVSIDRILTGTVLAISRAIGETAPLVVVGASAFLTQDPSGIFSKFTTLPIVIYQWTSRPQIEWKNAAAAAIIVLLILLLSLNATAIILRNKYRKEKRLA; encoded by the coding sequence ATGAAACAGGAATTTGATCTTCGCCTGGAAGAGCGACAGAAAAAAGGGAAACGATGGCTTACCTTTTTTATGATAGCGACGCTTTTTTCTATTTTTGCCCTAACAACTCTTCTTGTAAGCATCGTAAACAATGCCTTTGGGTATGTGGCTTTAGAGAATAAAATTAACCCAGAAGATCTCAGCCAAAATGGAGTCCCGCTCGAAAATCTTCCTAAAGAAACCTTGGTTAAAATCATTCAACAAAACATATCCCGGCGTTTATTTATAAAATTAGATAATGAAAAACCCTTTGTAGATCGCAGTAATCACGAACTTTTAGAGACAATCGAAGAAGAAGTTATTAATCCCCAGGTACGGAGAACCTGGTCCCTGTGGGAAAGCATAACCCAATATCCCAGAATACGGGAATGGCAGGAAAACAATTTCCCTCAGGGCCGGCTGGTATTTAGATCGTGGATAAACTGGAATTTTGTTGTTTCATCACAAGAAGCGTTGGCTATTCACTCAGGGATTCGGGGAGCTTTAATTGGATCGTTTCTGACCATTTTGATTGCCATTCTTATTGCCTTCCCTATAGGTATTGGAGCGGCTATCTATCTAGAAGAATACGCCACCGATACGGCCCTTAATCGTTTTATTCAATTAAATATTTATAACCTGGCGGGGGTCCCCTCTATCATTTATGGGATGTTAGGCCTTGCGGTATTCGTCCGATACCTCGAACCGGTTACTTCAGGGGCACTATTCGGAGTTCTTACCGATAATACTGTCGCTAATGGAAGAACCATTCTCTCAGCGGGACTTACTTTGGGAATCCTCATACTTCCTACAATCATTATTAACGCCCAGGAAGCATTTAAAGCGGTCCCCAACAGCTTACGCCATTCGAGTTTATCGGTAGGAGCTACGACCTGGCAAACAATTTGGCACCATGTTCTCCCCGTTAGTATCGATCGGATTCTTACGGGAACCGTCCTTGCTATAAGCCGGGCAATCGGCGAAACTGCTCCTCTTGTGGTGGTAGGGGCTTCAGCCTTTTTAACCCAGGATCCCTCAGGGATTTTTTCAAAATTCACCACCCTTCCCATCGTAATCTATCAGTGGACCAGTCGCCCCCAGATCGAATGGAAAAACGCTGCGGCAGCAGCAATTATCGTATTATTGATTTTGTTGCTTTCTTTAAATGCCACCGCAATTATTTTACGGAACAAATATCGCAAAGAAAAGAGGTTAGCCTAA
- the pstB gene encoding phosphate ABC transporter ATP-binding protein PstB, whose protein sequence is MSAQNTLTFDPNAEYPYAVEFKNVSIYYGDFQAVKNVSLNFEKRKVTAIIGPSGCGKSTALRAINRMNELIPNTRLEGEILFHGLNIYHPDVDPTRIRRWIGMVFQKPNPFSKSIYENVAWGARINGYTGNMDELVESSLRAVYLWDEVKDKLKQSALALSGGQQQRLCIARAIAVKPEILLMDEPTSALDPISTARIEDLMEELKQRYTIIIVTHNMQQAGRISDYTAFFLNGEMIEYAPTKELFFNPKDERTENYISGRFG, encoded by the coding sequence ATGAGCGCACAGAACACTTTAACCTTTGATCCGAATGCAGAGTATCCCTATGCAGTGGAATTCAAAAACGTAAGCATTTACTACGGTGATTTCCAGGCAGTAAAAAACGTATCGCTCAATTTTGAGAAACGGAAGGTCACGGCAATTATCGGGCCCTCCGGTTGCGGAAAAAGCACCGCCCTCAGGGCTATTAACCGCATGAACGAACTTATACCGAATACCCGATTAGAAGGAGAAATTCTATTTCATGGGCTGAACATTTATCATCCCGATGTGGATCCCACCAGAATTCGACGCTGGATCGGGATGGTATTTCAAAAGCCCAATCCGTTTTCTAAGTCCATTTACGAAAACGTAGCCTGGGGGGCCCGTATCAATGGATACACCGGCAACATGGATGAACTGGTAGAATCGAGCCTCAGGGCCGTATACCTCTGGGATGAAGTAAAGGACAAGCTAAAACAGAGCGCCCTTGCATTATCGGGCGGACAACAACAGCGACTGTGTATTGCCCGGGCCATTGCGGTAAAACCAGAAATTCTTCTGATGGATGAGCCCACCAGTGCCCTCGATCCCATTTCGACGGCCCGGATTGAAGATCTTATGGAAGAACTCAAACAGCGGTATACCATTATTATCGTAACCCACAACATGCAACAGGCAGGCCGTATTTCTGATTATACCGCTTTCTTCCTGAATGGGGAAATGATTGAGTATGCCCCCACAAAGGAACTTTTCTTTAATCCTAAGGATGAGCGGACCGAAAACTACATTTCAGGAAGATTTGGTTGA